One region of Candidatus Delongbacteria bacterium genomic DNA includes:
- a CDS encoding FAD-binding protein: MCFDELLDTLGEDKCLLSIEERFVNRTDTTKIEGLPDCVVYANTKEDIIKTVLFSRKNNIPVIARGAGSGMSGGVCSHRGGIIICFEKMDKILNFKPLLRTMLVEPGVITSDIYKLASEKNLYYPPDPSSFTVSTIGGNVAENAGGLHCVKYGVTSKYVKGLRYIDNEGNDCSAGSLSKNYNPLASMMNGSEGTFGFIYEIELSLIPKPSFDKLFLLHLKSFEEAVKIVHKIKNTGISVSMMEIIDESAFEAVINYKKIDVPDFTKSLLLVEVDGFSFIDMLKRSEGLEKLLNEESVSFSASSEKETKDELSLVRRSISPAIRNLSPNKMNEDIVIPINRFKDIISIIRKISSETGIRIPIYGHAGDGNLHVNILYDKNDVILTEKAVRVAEAIFSQTIKLGGSISGEHGIGLAKKRFLGIQYGNNEMETFKKIKKSFDPDNLINPEKII; encoded by the coding sequence ATGTGTTTTGATGAATTATTAGATACTCTTGGTGAAGATAAATGCCTACTAAGTATTGAGGAGAGGTTTGTAAACAGAACCGACACTACTAAAATTGAGGGATTACCGGATTGTGTCGTTTACGCAAACACAAAAGAAGACATTATTAAAACAGTTTTATTTTCAAGAAAAAATAATATTCCCGTAATTGCTCGAGGTGCTGGAAGTGGTATGAGTGGTGGTGTTTGCTCACATCGAGGTGGGATTATAATCTGTTTTGAAAAGATGGATAAGATTTTAAACTTCAAACCACTCCTGAGAACCATGCTAGTTGAGCCAGGAGTTATTACTTCCGATATTTATAAATTGGCTTCAGAAAAGAATCTGTATTATCCTCCCGATCCTTCCAGTTTTACAGTATCCACTATCGGTGGAAATGTTGCTGAAAATGCAGGTGGACTACACTGTGTAAAATATGGAGTTACTTCAAAATATGTAAAAGGTTTAAGATATATCGACAATGAGGGAAATGATTGTTCTGCTGGTTCATTATCAAAAAATTACAATCCTTTAGCCTCTATGATGAATGGAAGCGAAGGAACTTTTGGATTTATTTATGAAATAGAACTATCACTCATTCCCAAACCAAGCTTTGATAAACTATTTTTACTTCATTTAAAATCTTTTGAAGAGGCTGTAAAAATAGTTCATAAAATAAAAAATACCGGTATTTCTGTTTCCATGATGGAAATAATTGATGAATCGGCCTTTGAAGCTGTCATAAATTATAAAAAAATCGACGTCCCTGATTTTACAAAATCTTTACTTCTTGTGGAAGTTGATGGTTTTTCTTTTATAGATATGCTAAAAAGATCTGAAGGGTTAGAAAAATTATTAAATGAAGAGTCTGTTTCATTTTCAGCATCATCAGAAAAAGAGACTAAAGATGAACTTAGCCTTGTAAGAAGATCGATTTCTCCGGCAATCAGAAATCTGTCACCCAATAAGATGAATGAAGATATTGTGATACCCATAAATAGATTCAAAGATATTATCTCTATAATCAGGAAGATATCATCTGAGACAGGAATTAGAATACCAATATATGGTCATGCAGGAGACGGAAATCTTCATGTAAATATTCTCTATGACAAAAACGATGTTATTTTGACTGAAAAAGCAGTAAGGGTAGCTGAAGCAATTTTTAGCCAAACTATAAAACTCGGTGGAAGTATATCTGGAGAGCATGGAATCGGATTAGCAAAAAAAAGATTTTTAGGTATTCAATATGGTAATAACGAAATGGAAACTTTCAAGAAAATTAAAAAAAGTTTTGATCCAGATAACTTAATAAATCCTGAAAAAATTATTTAG
- a CDS encoding adenylosuccinate lyase — MDSYSNPLIERYCSKEMSFIFSPDFKFRTWRKLWIALAESEKELGLNITDEQIEEMKKFANDINYKEAQEYEKKFRHDVMAHVHAYGLQCKKADPIIHLGATSAYVGDNTDLIQLKDGLLEVRKKLILLIKKMRNFALSEKERPTLGFTHFQAAQITTVGKRTSLWLQSFISDFEELDFALSTLKFRGVKGTTGTQASFMSLFDNDESKVVKLDEMVTKKAGFEKRFIVTGQTYDRKTDYRVLSVLSSIAQSAHKCTNDIRLLQNLKEIEEPFEKDQIGSSAMAYKRNPMRSERVSSLAKFVISLTTSVAMTSSTQWFERTLDDSANKRLAVPQSFLAIDAILLILNNIFNGLVVYPKQIEKRLMEEIPFMATENILMQAVKKGGNRQELHELIRQFSMEAGKNVKLEGKSNNLLDLIADSDKFDLTKKELEEIIDPALYTGRASSQVVEFIENEVDPILNKYIDLEEIDSSLKV; from the coding sequence ATGGATAGTTATTCAAACCCTTTAATCGAAAGATATTGTTCAAAAGAGATGAGTTTTATTTTTAGCCCTGACTTCAAGTTCAGGACGTGGAGAAAACTGTGGATTGCTCTTGCAGAATCAGAAAAAGAACTGGGTCTGAATATTACGGATGAGCAGATTGAAGAAATGAAAAAATTTGCCAATGACATCAATTATAAAGAAGCACAGGAATATGAGAAAAAGTTTAGACATGACGTAATGGCTCATGTTCATGCTTATGGTCTTCAGTGTAAAAAAGCTGATCCAATTATTCATCTAGGGGCAACATCGGCTTATGTAGGAGACAACACTGATTTAATTCAACTTAAAGATGGATTGCTTGAAGTAAGAAAAAAATTGATTCTTCTTATTAAAAAAATGAGGAATTTTGCACTTTCAGAAAAAGAAAGACCAACTCTAGGATTCACACATTTTCAAGCAGCACAAATAACTACTGTTGGCAAGAGAACTTCTCTTTGGCTTCAGAGTTTCATTTCTGATTTCGAAGAACTTGATTTCGCTTTATCAACTTTGAAATTTAGAGGTGTGAAAGGTACTACTGGTACTCAGGCATCGTTCATGAGCCTTTTTGACAATGATGAATCTAAAGTAGTCAAGCTTGATGAAATGGTTACAAAAAAAGCCGGTTTTGAAAAGAGATTTATTGTTACTGGTCAAACTTACGATAGAAAAACAGACTACAGAGTATTGTCAGTTTTATCATCAATAGCCCAATCTGCACATAAATGTACAAATGATATCAGACTACTTCAAAATTTAAAAGAGATCGAAGAGCCGTTTGAAAAGGATCAAATAGGATCCTCAGCAATGGCTTACAAAAGAAACCCTATGAGAAGTGAAAGGGTGTCTTCTTTAGCTAAATTTGTCATATCCCTAACTACATCGGTTGCAATGACATCTTCAACTCAATGGTTTGAAAGAACTCTTGATGATAGTGCAAATAAAAGATTAGCTGTTCCACAAAGTTTTCTGGCTATTGATGCGATACTTCTAATTCTTAATAATATATTTAATGGTTTGGTTGTCTATCCAAAACAAATAGAGAAAAGGCTTATGGAAGAGATTCCATTCATGGCAACAGAGAATATTTTGATGCAAGCCGTAAAAAAAGGTGGTAACAGACAAGAGTTACATGAACTTATTCGTCAATTTTCGATGGAAGCTGGAAAAAATGTTAAATTGGAAGGCAAATCCAATAATCTCCTAGATTTAATAGCTGACTCAGACAAATTTGATCTTACAAAGAAAGAACTTGAAGAGATCATAGATCCTGCACTATACACAGGTAGAGCATCTAGTCAGGTTGTAGAGTTTATTGAGAATGAAGTTGATCCTATATTAAATAAATACATTGATTTAGAAGAGATAGATTCTTCGTTGAAAGTATAA